In Streptomyces sp. Li-HN-5-11, the sequence CCGAACTCGTGGAAGACGAGCGAGGCCACGGTCAGGCCGAACACGATGAGGATGAGAACGGGCTGGTCGAGGACTTCCAGAACCGGCTCGATCGCCCCGAAGAAGCCGAACAGCCAGACGTCCATGGCGAGCGCCGAGACCAGCACCAGCACGACCACGGCCGGCCGGTGCAGCCAGGCGAACATCCGGGCGATCTTCGCCGTACGGCGCTCGTTGAAGATCACCCGGTGGCCCTTGAGGGCGAGCAGCAGGTCGGAGCGCGGAGCGTCGACCTCCTCGCTCTCCTGGCCCTCGGGGACCGTCACGCCGAGCGGTTCGAGTTTGTTCTCGACCAGATAACGGACGTTCTCGCCGCTGACCTCCCGCCCGAACCGCGCGCTCACGCGGTGGGCGACGGTCTCGACGTCGCGGACGCCGTCGATGGACGACGCGACGAGATACAGCAGCCGCGAGAGCTGCACGACCTGCCCGTCCCCCCGACGGGCGATGTACTTGGGTTCGGTGAAGCCCGAGCCCTGGTACTCGCCGTGCAGCCGCAGTCCCGCGCTGAGCCGCGGGACGAGCGGCGCCGGTTGTTCGACGACCGGCAGGTTGCCCGTCGCCACCTGCTCGTACGTCACCGGCCAGCCGCCGGGCCCGGGGACCGGACCCGTGTCGTGCAGCGTCGGCGCCCCGTCTCCGAGCACCGTCATATGTGGTCTCCCCCCACGTCCTCCCCCGCTCTCCCCGCTGTCCCCCGGTCCCGCCCCGATGGCCGCCCGGCCGGCCGCCCTCGCCGGGCCGTCCGTGCCGGCCGCCCTCGCCGGTTGTCCGGTCGACGGCTTCGGGGCTGCCTCCGGGGGCGGACCGCGCCGTACCCCCCGCGCGGTCCGCCCCCGGTGCCCGTCGTCGCAGCGCTGCCCGGAGCGCTGCCGGCGTTACTGCTTGACGCTGATGCTCTGGACGGCCTGGGACTCGGCGTCCGAGAACAGCGAGTGGTCGTTGACCGCGGCGGACTGGTTGTCGGCCGCGATGTTCGCGACGTGCTTGGTCACGTTGACCGTCTTGCTGAAGCTGAACTTCAGGCGACCGAGGGCCTCACGACCCGGCAGCAGCTCCGCGGACTCGGTGTCCAGCTCACGCATGTCCATGCTCATGACGGATGTCCTTTCAGGTGTTTCGGATCAGCGGGTTGGGGTGGAAGCGCGTGTTACTGGGTGACGGTGATGCTCTGGGCAGCACCGGACTCGGCCACCGACCCGATGGAGTGGTCGTTGAGGGCGGCGGACTCGTTGTGGGCCGAGATGTTCGCGACGTGCTTGGTCACGTTGACCGTCTTGCTGAAGCTGAACTTCAGGCGGCCGAGGGCCTCACGACCCGGCAGCAGCTCCGCGGACTCGGCCTCGAGCTCGTGGGCGTCCATCATGATCAATTCCCCCTCAGGGATAGACATTTCCGGTCGGACCGAGTCAGGTTCCCCCCGGACTCTGTCCAACTTGGTCGGACGTGCTGTCCAACGAGATTGGACACTAGGCCCTCGCGGCCGTCCGGCGCAACCCCTTCCGTGAATCCCCCCCTCGGCCATGAGAGCCGGCGCCCGTAGAATCGGGCGCTACGTGGAGCATGACCGCGGGTTTTGCCAGGCGGCGAGCAGGAAGTGACCACCAGTGGCCAACGCACTGCAGCAGTTGATCCGTGAGCGCCTCGACCGCAAGGGCTGGTCCTACGGGGACGTGGCGCGCCGCGGCGGCATCCCCCGCTCCACCGTCCACCACCTGGCCACCACCGACCGCGTGGTGCGCATGCCCCAGCCGGCCACGCTGGAGGGCCTGTCCAAGGGACTGGAACTGCCGTTGGACACCGTGCGCCGCGCCGCCGCCGAGGCCTGCGGCATCCACGTCTACGGCCCCGGATCCGACCCGTCCGGCGACAGCGAGGCCCCCCGCTCCCCCGACCCCGAGGTGGACCTCCTGATCGCCAGTGTCCAGAAACTGTCGGCCGACGACCGCCGCCATGTCGCCGCCCTGGTGGAGTCCCTCCTGGACCGCTCAGGGGACAAGTAGCCAAAGACACCGGGCATCGCGACCGGCCGGATGCCCGGCACCGCGGGCGAACAGGGGTCGTACGGCCAGGCGTGCGAGCGTTCGAGTGACCGTGCGGGCACCCGGCCCGACCGTCCGGTGACACCGGATGCCCGTTCTGCCGCCAACTCGGAAAAAGAATTCAGACAGCCCGAAAACCGTCGAGATCCGCCGCTAGTCTCTCGTCTGCCCGAGGCGCGAGAGCCGCACGACCCCGGGCTCCCAGGGGGGAAATGTGTTGTTCGTGCATGGCGGGCCGACCACGGCCGTGGTGCGGAATCCCGCCGGAGACGCGATGGTCCTGCTGTCCGGAGAACTGCCCGAGGTACTCACCGACCAGGCCCTCGCGGATCTCCTGGACCTCGCCGCCGCCATCCTGGACGCGGACGAACTGGTCCTGTTCCACAGATGCCTGCAGACCCTCCGCCGCAACGGAATGCGCGCGGGCCGCCGCATCGAGGTCGACGGCGCCGTGCTGACCGTCTACGAGGGCTGAGCCCGGCGGGTCAGGAGAGCCAGTCGGTGTAGTGGGTGGAGGCGATGCGGGCGTCGTCCCGGGCGATCAGGGCGTCGCCGTGGACGGCGGCGAACATGCCGGCGGTGTCATCGGTGACGACAGTGCGCGTGTCGTGCTGCGCGGTCAGGGTGAGCCGGCCGAGTTCGTCCAGGGCGTAGACGTCGGGACCCGCGATGTTGACGATGCCGTTCAGGGGGCTGCCCGCGGCGACTTCGGCGACGACGCGGGCGACGTCCGCGGCGGCGATCGGCTGGATGGGCGTACGCGGCAGGCGGACGGTGTCGCCGTCGGCGGTCATGGCCAGGGTCGCGTCCATGAACTCCATGAACTGCGTGGCGCGGACGATGGAGAACGGGATGGGCCCGGCCCGGAGCATGTCCTCCTGCAGCGCCTTCGCCCGGTAGTAGTCCAGGCCCGGCACTTGGTCCACGCCGACGATCGAGAGGATGACGAAGTGCCCGACGCCGCCCTTCTCGCTCGCGGCGAGGAGGTTGCCCATCGACGTCCGGAAGAAGGCCGCAGAGGCGTCGTCGAAGGTCGGCGAGTTCGTCAGGTTGACGACGACGTCGGCGCCCGCCACGGCCGCATCGAGTCCCTGGCCGCTGATGACGTCCACACCTGTGGACAGGGAGTGCGGCACGGCCCGGTGCCCGGCCGCGTTGAGGTTCTCCACGACCCGTGACCCGATCAGCCCGGTTCCGCCGACGACTGCGAACTTCATGGCATGCGCCCTCTTTCGATGACCGACGTCCGATTCAAAACGCTATGCGGATTCGATCGCATCGACACATCGAGCGCACGCCGGACACCTCCGGGACACGCCCGGCGGAAAGGGGCGGGTGCTGCACGAGGACGGCCCGCAGCCCTGTCGCACAGGTGCGGGAAGTGCCCGGAACCGGACTTGAACCGGTACGCCCGCGAGGGGCAGCGAGGTTTAAGCTCGCCGTGTCTGCATTCCACCATCCGGGCAGGCCGTGGGCTCCGCGCTTGAGGTTCCGAGCCTATCGGGACGCGTCCCCCGAACAGCGGACGGGCGGGCCGATGTTGTCTTATTTTATTGACGTCTGAGGGAGCATCAGCACTCCACAGGGGCCATCGGCACTTGCCAATAGCCTTGCGAGCTGCGGCCGGCCGCGCATACGGAATGACGGAATTTCACCGTCCCAACGAGGGGGCTCCACCCGTTCTTGACGTCCCTCTTCCGGGGGAACGTCTTCGATAGCACTCAGGGTCGGCCGTCATACCCAGGTATGACACGGGCGAGTGCGGTCCGACCCGAGTCGGCCTCCGGAACGGGAACAGCGGCTGACGTCACGGACTCGACGGGCGGCCACGATGGAACACGTCCCCGAAACAGCGTCGATCGTCGTCCCGTCAGGAGCACTCCACCGTGACCACCTCTTCCATCGCCGGCCGGAGCACGGCCGTGGCCGCGCGCGCCACGGATCTGTCGAAGATCTACGGACAGGGCGAGACCCAGGTGGTCGCCCTCGACCGGGTCTCCGTCGACTTCCGGCAGGCGGAGTTCACCGCGATCATGGGCCCGTCCGGGTCGGGCAAGTCCACCCTGATGCACTGCGTGGCCGGGCTGGACACCTTCTCCTCCGGTTCCGTGCGCATTGGCGACACCGAGCTCGGCTCCCTGAAGGACAAGCAGCTGACCAAGTTGCGCCGGGACAAGATCGGCTTCATCTTCCAGGCGTTCAATCTGCTGCCGACACTGACCGCGCTGGAGAACATCACCCTTCCGATGGACATCGCGGGCCGCAAGGCGGACAAGCAGTGGCTGGACTCCGTGATCGGGATGGTGGGGCTCGCCGACCGGCTGAGCCACCGGCCCTCCCAGCTGTCGGGCGGTCAGCAGCAGCGCGTGGCCGTCGCCCGCGCCCTGGCCTCCAAGCCCGACATCATCTTCGGCGACGAGCCCACCGGAAACCTCGACTCCCGCTCGGGCGCCGAGGTCCTCGGCTTCCTGCGCAACTCCGTGCGGGAGCTGGGGCAGACGGTGGTGATGGTGACCCACGACCCGGTGGCCGCGGCGTACGCGGACCGGGTGGTGTTCCTCGCGGACGGCAGGATCGTGGACGAGGTGTACGGGCCGACCGCCGACTCGGTCCTCGACCGGATGAAGCGCTTCGACGCCAAGGGCCGCACCAGCTGACCTCACCGCAACGCCCCGCCCTCCCACTCGTACACCTGGACTGAGACAACCCATGTTCCGCACAGCCTTGCGCAACGTACTCGCGCACAAGGCCCGGCTTCTCATGACCGTGCTCGCCGTGATGCTCGGCGTCGCCTTCGTGTCGGGGACCCTGGTCTTCACCAACACCGTCTCCGACGCGTACCAGAAGAGCTCCGCCAAGGGCTTCGACCAGGTCGACGTGGCCGTACAGGCCCGAGACGACGGGAGCGACCGCTCCGGCAAGGCCCCTGACCTGGACCAGACGCTGCTGAACAAGAGCGCGCACGTGCCGGGGGCCGCGTCCGCCGTCGGTGTCGTCAGGGGCTTCACCGCCATCGCCGACAAGCACGGCAAGCTGATCGGCGGCGCGTTCCAGTCCGAGGGCGGCAACTACTGGGGTACCGACGATCCCCGGTACCCGCTGAAGTCGGGCACCGCCCCGCACGGCGCGCAGCAGGTGGTCATCGACTCCGAGACCGCCCGGCGGGCCGGGTACAAGGTCGGCGACACCGTGCGCATCTCGGTCGACGGCCCCGTCCTGACCCCGACCATCACCGGCGTCTTCACCACCGACGACGGCAACGTCGCCGCCGGCGGCAGCCTCGCCCTGTTCGACACGGCCACCGCCCAGCGCCTGTTCCACAAGGACGGCTCGTACGACGAGATCGATGTGAAGGCAGCCCCCGGCACCAGCCAGACCGCCCTCCGGAGCGCGCTCGACGCGAGCCTGCCGAAGGAGGCGGTCACCACCACCACCGGCAAGCAGCTCGCCGACGACCAGGCCCGGGAGATCGCCGACGCGACGAGCAGCATGCGCACCGGCCTGCTGGTGTTCGCGGGGATCGCGCTGTTCGTCGGCACCTTCATCATCGCCAACACCTTCACCATGCTGGTCGCCCAGCGCACCAAGGAGCTGGCGCTGCTGCGCGCCGTCGGCGCGTCCCGCCGGCAGGTCACCCGGTCCGTGCTGATCGAGGCGTTCGTGGTCGGCACGGTCGCGGCCGTCACCGGTCTCCTCGCCGGTATCGGCATCGGGGCGGGGCTGCGGTCCCTGGTGGGCTCGCTCGGCGGAAGCGTCCCGGACGGGCCGCTCGTGATCACTCCGGGCACGGTCGTGTCCGCCCTCGCAGTCGGCATCCTGATCACGATGCTGGCCGCCTGGCTGCCCGGCCGCCGCGCCGCGAAGATCCCGCCGGTCGCCGCGATGAGCAGCGTCCACGCGAAGGCGACCACCAAGTCTCTCGTCGTACGGAACACGATCGGCTCCCTGCTCGCCGCGGCCGGCATCGCCATCGTCGTGTACGCCACCACGATGAACGGCAGCGACGGCCAGAAGCCCATGGGGGTCGGCGCCGTGCTCCTCGTCATCGGCGTCTTCGTCCTCACCCCTCTGCTGTCCCGCCCGCTCATCGCGGCCGCCGCGCCCGTCCTGCGCGGCTTCGGGATCGCCGGGAAGCTGGCCCGCCAGAACTCCGTGCGCAACCCGCGCCGCACCGCGGCCACCGCCTCCGCCCTGATGATCGGCCTGACCCTGATCACCGGCCTGACGGTGATAGCGAACAGCGTGCAGACCGGCCTCGACAAGATGGCCGCCTCCTCCATCAAGGCGGACTACGTGGTGTCCATGGCGACGGGCAATCTGCTCTCGCCCACCGTGGAGAAGACGCTGAAGTCGACCGAGGGCGTCACCGCCACCAGCCCCCTGCGCAGCGCGCGGGCACACATCGACGGCCGCAACGAGTACCTGACCGGCGTCGACGGCGCGACGATCGGCGAGCTGACCGAGCCGACGGTCGACGACGGCACCTTCAAGGTCGGCGGCACGCAGGTCGCCGTCGACGACGACACCGCCAAGACCTACCACTGGACGACGGGTTCGCGGTTCACCGCCTCCTACGAGGACGGCAGGAAGCAGCAGTTGACGGTCGCCGGGGTCTACCAGGGCACCAGGCTGATGCGCGGCATCGTCGTGGACGCCGCGACGCTGGCCCCGCACCAGCGCCACGTGTCCGACACGCAGGTCATGGTCAAGACGTCCGGCGGCGCCACCGCCTCCACCAAGGACAGGCTGCAGAAGGCGCTCGGCGACAATCCGGCCATCAAGGTGGAGGACAGGAAGGACATCTCCAACGGCATCTCGCACGCCTTCACCCTGATGCTGAACATGCTCTACGGCCTGCTGGCCATGGCCGTGATCGTGGCCGTCCTCGGCGTCATCAACACCCTGGCCATGTCGGTCTTCGAGCGTTCGCAGGAGATCGGAATGCTCCGCGCGATCGGCCTGGACCGCCGGGGCATCAAGCGGATGGTCCGGCTGGAGTCCCTGGTCATCTCGGTCTTCGGCGGAGTGCTCGGCATCGGGCTCGGTGTGTTCTTCGGCTGGGCGGCCGGGCAGCTGATCGGCTCGACGCTGGCCACGTACCAACTGGTCCTGCCCTGGGGGCGGATAGCCGTCTTCCTGCTGCTGGCCGCGACGGTCGGCGTCCTGGCGGCGCTGTGGCCGGCCCGGCGGGCGGCGCGGCTGAACATGCTCCAGGCGATCAAGTCGGAATAGCCGTACGGCAGTCCGGGGGCCCCGTTCCACACCGGTACGGGGCCCCTTCGCCGTACGGGCGCTACGCGGGCGGTGTGCCCCACGTGCGGGCCCGCAGCGGCATCCCTGAGGTGCCGGACTCGGGGGTCCGCACCGCCAGGACCTGGTTGACGCCGATGCGGTTGCGTTCGAAGGCGACCGCGGAGGCGGCCATGTACAGCCTCCAGACGCGGGCACGGCCCGGGCCGGCGAGCTGCACGGCGCGGGTCCAGTGGCTCTCCAGGTTCGCGACCCAGCGGCGCAGGGTGAGCGCGTAGTGCTCCCGGATCGACTCCACGTCGCGCACTTCGAAGCCGGCGCGTTCGAGCTGGGTGACGGTGGTGCCGATGGGGGCGAGTTCGCCGTCGGGGAAGACGTAGGCGTCGATGAACTCGTCCACGTGGTACGACGACTCGTCCTGCTGCGGGCGGCGGCCGATCTGGTGGTTGAGGAGCCGCCCGCCCGGCTTGAGCAGCGCGTACAGTACGCGGGTGTACTCCAGGTAGCGTTCGGATCCGACGTGTTCGGCCATGCCGATGGAGGAGATGGCGTCGTAGGGGCCGTCGTCGACGTCCCGGTAGTCCTGGACGCGGATCTCCACCCTGTCGGTGAGCCCCTCGTCGGCGACGCGCTTGCGGGCGTAGGCCGCCTGCTCGTGGGAGAGGGTGACGCCGACGACGCTCGTGCCGTGCTCGCGGGCCGCGTGGATGGCCATCGATCCCCAGCCGCAGCCGACGTCGAGGAGTCGCTGACCGGGTCTCAGGTCGAGTTTGCGGCTGACGAGTTCGAGTTTGTCGTGCTGGGCCTGTTCGAGGGTGGCGGCGGGTTCCGGGGCCGGCCAGTAGGCGCAGGAGTACACCATGGACGGGCCGAGGACGAGTTCGTAGAAGTCGTTGCCCACGTCGTAGTGGTGACTGATGGCGCGCTTGTCGGTGCGCTTGGTGTGGAGGTGGCGGGGGCGCCGGCGGACCTCCTCGGGGGGCGGGGCGGGGGGCAGTGGGGGCCCGGCCAGCCGGAGCAGGCCCCGGACGGCGGCCCGTGACTCGGGGTCGCGCAGTGTCCGGGCGAGGCCGCGGGCGTCCTCCCCGCGCTCCCAGACGAGGCCGGAGAGCAGGTCGAGGGCGGTGTACAGGTCCCCCTCGATGGTCAGGTCACCGGCCACCCAGGCGCGGGCGAGGCCCAGTTCCCCGGGCTTGAACAGCAGCCGTCGCACGGCGCGGCGGTTGCGTACGACGAGCAGCGGTGCCTCGGGCGGCCCTGCCTCGGAACCGTCCCAGGCGCGGATGCGCACCGGGAGCGGTACTCCCAACAACTGTTCGAGCAGTCTCGTGAGCCGCGACGCGGCGTCGGGCATGGTGCACACCTCCGTGACGACGAACGCCGGAATGTCATCCGCCAGGTAAACACCAGGATGCCCCCGGCGCAGTCCCGCAACGGAGTTACGACTGGGCAAACCCCCTTCGGGGGAACGCCGAAGGACCTCCCGCACCACGGATGGCGGGAGGTCCTTCGGTTGGTTCGCGACCGGGTCCGGCGACCGGTGGGGTCAGGAGGCCTTGGCCTTCTCGCCCGCGTTGCTCGCGGCGGCGACCGGGGCGGGCTTGGCGGCCTCGTAGAACTCCTCGCGGGGGTTCTCCATCGCGCCGAGGGAGACGACCTCGCGCTTGAGGAACATGGCGAGGGTCCAGTCGGCGAAGACGCGGATCTTGCGGTTCCAGGTCGGCATGGCCAGACCGTGGTAGCCGCGGTGCATGTACCAGGCGAGGCGGCCCTTGAGCTTGATCTTCATCTTGCCCATGACGATCATCGCGACGCCCTTGTGCAGGCCGAGGCCCGCGACCGCGCCCTTGTTGGCGTGGCTGTACTCCTTCTGCGGGAAGCCCCGCATGCCGGAGACCACGTTGTCGCCGAGGACCCTGGCCTGGCGCAGCGCGTGCTGGGCGTTCGGCGGGCACCAGGCGTTCTCCACGCCGGCCTTGCGGGCGGCGATGTCGGGCACCTGGGCGTTGTCGCCGGCGGCCCAGATGTAGTCCGTGCCCTTGACCTGGAGGGTGGGCTCGCAGTCCACGTGGCCGCGCGGGCCGAGGGGGAGGCCGAAGCGGGAGAGCACCGGGTTCGGCTTGACGCCCGCCGTCCACACGATGGTGTTGGAGTCGACCTCGAGGCCGTTCTTCAGTACCACGTGGCCGTCGACGCAGGAGTCCATGGAGGTGGAGAGGTAGACCTCGACACCGCGGCCCTCGAGGTGCTCCTTGCCGTACTGGCCGAGCTTCGGGCCGACCTCGGGGAGGATCTTGTCCGCGGCGTCGACGAGGATGAAGCGCATGTCCTCGCGGGACACGTTGTTGTAGTACTTGGCCGCGTCCCGGGCCATGTCCTCGACCTCACCGATGGTCTCGGCGCCGGCGAAACCGCCACCGATGAACACGAAGGTGAGCGCCTTGCGGCGGATCTCCTCGTCGGTGGTGGAGTCGGCCTTGTCGAGCTGTTCGAGAACGTGGTTGCGCAGGCCGATGGACTCCTCGATGCCCTTCATGCCGATGCCCTGCTCGGCGAGGCCGGGGATCGGGAAGGTGCGGGAGACCGCGCCCATCGCGATGACCAGGTAGTCGAAGGGCAGCTCGTACGCCTCGCCGACCAGCGGGGCGACGGTTGCGACCTTGCGGTCCTGGTCGATGGTGGTGACCCGGCCGGTGAGGACCTCCGCCTTGGGAAGCACGCGCCGCAGCGGGACGACGACGTGACGCGGGGAGATGCTGCCGGCGGCGGCTTCGGGGAGGAAGGGCTGGTAGGTCATGTACGACCGGGGGTCGACGACCGTGACGGTCGCCTCGCCGTAGCGCATCTTCTTGAGGATGCGCCGAGCTGCGTACAGGCCTACGTACCCACCGCCTACTACGAGGATCCTGGGACGCTCCGTGGTGCTCATGGCATCGAGTATCCACCTGCCCCAGGGGGGTCGCTCGTGCGCCCCTTCACAAGCTTGGGCAGGGGTTGTGCTACACTCCGCGGCCCGCATGACGGAGGTCATGGTGACGGAGCGGAACCCGCGCCCGATACGGACCGTTGTCAAGGCCGTGTGAGCTGCCGATCCGGGTCGGCGGGCACCCCCCGGAGGAACCCGGTCACCCCCGTCCGGAACCGCGCTCCGACCCTCCCCCGAGGACCCGTTCACCCCTGCTGAGCCCCCGAATGGGTCAACGGAGGCCTTCCGGCTCGACGGCTGGGCCGATTTCCTTGTGAAGAACTTCACGAACTTTTCCGGCGGACCGCCGCCGAGGGGCACCGCAGGGCTCCGCGGACGCGCTCATACGTTAACCGTCCTGCTCAGCCGATGGCTACTGATCAGTAGGAAACGAGACCTACGCCACCGACCACGCGATGCCGTCGAGGATCGCTCGCGAACGCGACTCCCTTCGTCGGGCACGTGTACACATGGCTGCGTACACTGCTCTCATGACTGAGAACACCGTGACCGTACGGGAAGCCCGCGCGCACCTCGCCGACCACATCAACCGGGCCGAGGAAGGCGTTCCGACCGTCATCACGCGCAACGGCGTTCCGGTGGCGGCCGTGGTTCCGATCGCGGACTTCGAGGCGCTGGAGGAGGCGGCCGACGTGATGTTGGCGCGCGAAGCCGAAGCGGTCCTGGCCGAGGGCGGTCCCACCGTGACGATGGCGGAACTGCTGGCGGATCTGTTCACCGAGCACGACGGCGAGGCGGCGTGAAGTACGCCTTCCGGTTCACCACGGCAGCACAGCGGCAGCTCCGGGCCATCAGCCGGCCCGACGCCATGCGCGTCCTGACCGCGCTGACCGCGCTCGGCGACGACCCGTACCGCGAGGACGCCGACGTCAAGAAGCTCACCGGCCCGTCCGGGCTCTACCGGCTCCGGGTCGGAAGCTACCGGGTCGCCTACCAGATCAACGACGGTGAACTCGTCATCCTCGTCGTCAAGGTGGGCGACCGGCGGGACGTCTACCGCAACCTGTAGGCGGTCGGGCCGAAGACCGGGCGATCCCGTCGAGGTGGCCTACGACGGCGACTCGGCCGCGTAATAGGCGATCCCGTCGAGGATGTCGTGCTCGCTGACGACGACCTCCTGGGCGCCGACGCGCTCCATGATCGCGAGCAGGACCAGGGCGCCCGCGCCGATGACGTCGACCCGGCCGGGGTGCATGGACGGGATCGCGGCGCGCTCGGCGTGGGTGGAGCGAAGCAGCGCACCGCTGATCTCGCGGACCTTGTCGTGGGAGACACGGGAGTGGTGGATGGCCGCCGAGTCGTACTCGGGCAGTTCCTGAGCGATCGCGGACACCGTCGTCACCGAGCCCGCCAGGCCCACCAGTGTGTGTGCCTCGCGCAGCGGGACCGTCTCCTCGACGAGGTCCAGCGCCGCCTCGATGTCGGCCCTTATCGCCGCGATCTGCTCCTCTGTGGGCGGGTCGCTCACCACGCCGTCCCGGACGAGGTGACGTTCCGTCATGCGGACGCAGCCCACGTCGACCGAGCGCGCCGCGCGCACATGGTCGTCCCCCACGACGAACTCCGTCGAGCCGCCGCCGATGTCCACCACCAGGAAGGGCCTGCTCAGGTCCGCACGCCCCGTCAGTTCCTTCGTCGCACCGGTGAAGGAGAACTCCGCCTCCTGGTCGCCGGAGATCACCTCCGGCTCCACGCCGAGGATGTCCAGCACCCCGCGCACGAAGTCGTCCCGGTTCT encodes:
- a CDS encoding Ppx/GppA phosphatase family protein; translation: MVPAGFTRVAAVDCGTNSIRLLVADVSPGTGELLELDRRMTIVRLGQDVDRTGRLAPEALERTFAACREYAAVIRELGAERLRFVATSASRDAENRDDFVRGVLDILGVEPEVISGDQEAEFSFTGATKELTGRADLSRPFLVVDIGGGSTEFVVGDDHVRAARSVDVGCVRMTERHLVRDGVVSDPPTEEQIAAIRADIEAALDLVEETVPLREAHTLVGLAGSVTTVSAIAQELPEYDSAAIHHSRVSHDKVREISGALLRSTHAERAAIPSMHPGRVDVIGAGALVLLAIMERVGAQEVVVSEHDILDGIAYYAAESPS
- a CDS encoding cyclopropane-fatty-acyl-phospholipid synthase family protein, with the protein product MPDAASRLTRLLEQLLGVPLPVRIRAWDGSEAGPPEAPLLVVRNRRAVRRLLFKPGELGLARAWVAGDLTIEGDLYTALDLLSGLVWERGEDARGLARTLRDPESRAAVRGLLRLAGPPLPPAPPPEEVRRRPRHLHTKRTDKRAISHHYDVGNDFYELVLGPSMVYSCAYWPAPEPAATLEQAQHDKLELVSRKLDLRPGQRLLDVGCGWGSMAIHAAREHGTSVVGVTLSHEQAAYARKRVADEGLTDRVEIRVQDYRDVDDGPYDAISSIGMAEHVGSERYLEYTRVLYALLKPGGRLLNHQIGRRPQQDESSYHVDEFIDAYVFPDGELAPIGTTVTQLERAGFEVRDVESIREHYALTLRRWVANLESHWTRAVQLAGPGRARVWRLYMAASAVAFERNRIGVNQVLAVRTPESGTSGMPLRARTWGTPPA
- a CDS encoding type II toxin-antitoxin system RelE/ParE family toxin; this encodes MKYAFRFTTAAQRQLRAISRPDAMRVLTALTALGDDPYREDADVKKLTGPSGLYRLRVGSYRVAYQINDGELVILVVKVGDRRDVYRNL
- a CDS encoding FtsX-like permease family protein, yielding MFRTALRNVLAHKARLLMTVLAVMLGVAFVSGTLVFTNTVSDAYQKSSAKGFDQVDVAVQARDDGSDRSGKAPDLDQTLLNKSAHVPGAASAVGVVRGFTAIADKHGKLIGGAFQSEGGNYWGTDDPRYPLKSGTAPHGAQQVVIDSETARRAGYKVGDTVRISVDGPVLTPTITGVFTTDDGNVAAGGSLALFDTATAQRLFHKDGSYDEIDVKAAPGTSQTALRSALDASLPKEAVTTTTGKQLADDQAREIADATSSMRTGLLVFAGIALFVGTFIIANTFTMLVAQRTKELALLRAVGASRRQVTRSVLIEAFVVGTVAAVTGLLAGIGIGAGLRSLVGSLGGSVPDGPLVITPGTVVSALAVGILITMLAAWLPGRRAAKIPPVAAMSSVHAKATTKSLVVRNTIGSLLAAAGIAIVVYATTMNGSDGQKPMGVGAVLLVIGVFVLTPLLSRPLIAAAAPVLRGFGIAGKLARQNSVRNPRRTAATASALMIGLTLITGLTVIANSVQTGLDKMAASSIKADYVVSMATGNLLSPTVEKTLKSTEGVTATSPLRSARAHIDGRNEYLTGVDGATIGELTEPTVDDGTFKVGGTQVAVDDDTAKTYHWTTGSRFTASYEDGRKQQLTVAGVYQGTRLMRGIVVDAATLAPHQRHVSDTQVMVKTSGGATASTKDRLQKALGDNPAIKVEDRKDISNGISHAFTLMLNMLYGLLAMAVIVAVLGVINTLAMSVFERSQEIGMLRAIGLDRRGIKRMVRLESLVISVFGGVLGIGLGVFFGWAAGQLIGSTLATYQLVLPWGRIAVFLLLAATVGVLAALWPARRAARLNMLQAIKSE
- a CDS encoding type II toxin-antitoxin system Phd/YefM family antitoxin; translation: MTENTVTVREARAHLADHINRAEEGVPTVITRNGVPVAAVVPIADFEALEEAADVMLAREAEAVLAEGGPTVTMAELLADLFTEHDGEAA
- a CDS encoding NAD(P)H-binding protein, whose translation is MKFAVVGGTGLIGSRVVENLNAAGHRAVPHSLSTGVDVISGQGLDAAVAGADVVVNLTNSPTFDDASAAFFRTSMGNLLAASEKGGVGHFVILSIVGVDQVPGLDYYRAKALQEDMLRAGPIPFSIVRATQFMEFMDATLAMTADGDTVRLPRTPIQPIAAADVARVVAEVAAGSPLNGIVNIAGPDVYALDELGRLTLTAQHDTRTVVTDDTAGMFAAVHGDALIARDDARIASTHYTDWLS
- a CDS encoding ABC transporter ATP-binding protein, which codes for MTTSSIAGRSTAVAARATDLSKIYGQGETQVVALDRVSVDFRQAEFTAIMGPSGSGKSTLMHCVAGLDTFSSGSVRIGDTELGSLKDKQLTKLRRDKIGFIFQAFNLLPTLTALENITLPMDIAGRKADKQWLDSVIGMVGLADRLSHRPSQLSGGQQQRVAVARALASKPDIIFGDEPTGNLDSRSGAEVLGFLRNSVRELGQTVVMVTHDPVAAAYADRVVFLADGRIVDEVYGPTADSVLDRMKRFDAKGRTS
- a CDS encoding helix-turn-helix transcriptional regulator — translated: MANALQQLIRERLDRKGWSYGDVARRGGIPRSTVHHLATTDRVVRMPQPATLEGLSKGLELPLDTVRRAAAEACGIHVYGPGSDPSGDSEAPRSPDPEVDLLIASVQKLSADDRRHVAALVESLLDRSGDK
- a CDS encoding NAD(P)/FAD-dependent oxidoreductase, which encodes MSTTERPRILVVGGGYVGLYAARRILKKMRYGEATVTVVDPRSYMTYQPFLPEAAAGSISPRHVVVPLRRVLPKAEVLTGRVTTIDQDRKVATVAPLVGEAYELPFDYLVIAMGAVSRTFPIPGLAEQGIGMKGIEESIGLRNHVLEQLDKADSTTDEEIRRKALTFVFIGGGFAGAETIGEVEDMARDAAKYYNNVSREDMRFILVDAADKILPEVGPKLGQYGKEHLEGRGVEVYLSTSMDSCVDGHVVLKNGLEVDSNTIVWTAGVKPNPVLSRFGLPLGPRGHVDCEPTLQVKGTDYIWAAGDNAQVPDIAARKAGVENAWCPPNAQHALRQARVLGDNVVSGMRGFPQKEYSHANKGAVAGLGLHKGVAMIVMGKMKIKLKGRLAWYMHRGYHGLAMPTWNRKIRVFADWTLAMFLKREVVSLGAMENPREEFYEAAKPAPVAAASNAGEKAKAS